A stretch of DNA from Methanoplanus endosymbiosus:
TATGGCCCTGCGTAGGTATTGCCAAGATGTTTGTGGAAGAACTTTTCTGCATGTACTCTGTTCCAGAGAGGCGGGCCTTCACGTTTTATAATTCCCGGAAGATTTTCGTTTAACAGTTCAAAGAGAAGTATGCAGTTGTCTTCTCCCATATATTCGCTGTATCTGCTGACTGAAAATCCGTTTCTCTCAAGCATCTCCTCAATGCCCAATACACTCTTTCTGAGCTGTGGCACTACAATGTCGGGGATTGCATTGGGCGTTTTAAAGACAATTGCGTGGATTGATGTGCCCCTCTCTGCAATTATCTCTTTAAATTCCTCTTCTGTGAGTGCATTCTTTTTCCGGACCTCAAAAAAGATCTCCGAGGGCATTTCAAGATATCCCCTTGCATATTCGGAGAACTCGGCCATCTTTGATGCCGAGAGTGATGCCGCGACATTTCTTCCCGGATCGACGGGATCAACGACAGTCAGTGGCTCATCAAAATCTTTTGTTCTGTGATCTTCAATGTCAATTACCAGACCCGGTTTCCATTCGGATGCCGCTGCTTTTATGAAATTTCCAAATCCGCCGTAATGGTAAACCAGAAGTTCGCAGAGATATCCTGCAAACCCTTCCGTCATATGATCTGAGCCGTACACTCCGCATGATTTTGCAAACCTTTTTGCAAGTAGGATGTCATCCGTAAGTCCGGTCACTTTCTCTTTTATATATCTTGTATGAAATGGGGTTCTGTCAACTGCGCTGAGGATATTTGCTGTTGATCTGATATTATAGCACGGGACAAGATCGATGTCAAACCCTTTGATATTTGTATTGATGTACGGGTGTTCTGCGTATTTTTCAACCGGAACTCCGCCGAATCTGGCAGTTATCTCTTTTGCCAGAGAGAGTCCCTTCTTCTCAAGGTCCTCTCTTGTGACAGACGGGTCAAAGAGCATGAATACGTCAAGATCCCGGTCGCCTGATACCCAGGTGTCGCGTGCAATTGATCCTACAACCATACCTGTTGCATCTTCACTCCTGTCAACTTCGGCAAGCAGTTCTAAGGCTACAGATTCCACTCTGTCCCGCTCTTCCTGCTTTGGCCTGATCGTCAGAAGTATGTTATCTTCGATTTTTGAATATTTCAAAACTTTACCTCCAGAATATCTTCGTACACCGGCCCCTGTGGTGTCAGTGTGCTCTTTTTGAGGTATATCGCTGAAACCTGAAATCTCTCCGGACTGAAACTGAAGTTGTCCTTACAGTTTCTGTAAATTATCTCTTTTAATCCGGGTTCGTATTTTTTAATCCTTGCAAGGGTTGCGTGTGCTTTAAAATCCCTCTTCTCCTTAGGTATGCCTGCCTGGCTGAGCAGTTCCTCAACGGCGCTGAAGAGTTCTTCTGATTCGCCTTCGTCAGTGCAGGGGATCCATATCACCCGCGGGTTTCTTCTGCTGTTTAACTCCGGTTTTCCGGTAGCCATTTCAAAAGGGTTAAAGGAGAGTTTTTTTAGGGCGGTGATAATTTCACTGAGTTTATCCTCATTCACTTCTCCTATGAATTTCAGAGTGATATGTGCAATATCCGGATGTACAAATGTAAGTTTTGCATCTGATTCTTTCAATATGTTATGAACTGTATGGAACTGCTCCTTTATCTCCGGCGGCAGTTCAATTGCCACAAATACCCTTGCCATATCGTTAATATTTGTCCGGCAGTTAAGATGAATTATTCCAATGTTTTGTGAGACATTTGTGGGAAATTTCTGTCTGCCGGAAGATGGGCGTTTGCATCTGCCGGTTTAAAACTGATGGTGGTCGGACATCTGTTTGATTGTCCTAAAATCTGCATATGTTGCTTTTTTTTGAATATAATCAATAAATATTCATTTTTACGGCCGGTGAAAATATTTCGTGATGGATGCGCATGAGTACGAATATATGTCATCATAAACAATAATGTACAGCTATCTACCGGAGGTTTTTTTATTGGGAGAAAATTTAAATATTGTAGTATATACTCTTGAAGTCTGTCCAAATTGTGAATTATTGAAGACTTTTATTAAAGCAAATGGTTTTGAATATTCTGAGCTTGATCTCTCAGATCCAGCTAATATGACTGAACTTCGCCTTAACAATGTCTTTGTCAGGGAAGCGCCTGTTCTTCAGGTGGAGGATACTTTCCTTACATCATCAGAGATTTTTAAAGAGGGTTCAGTAAACGTGGATGTTGTCCTTCCTCTGATAAAAGGTGATTAACTGATGCCGGGAGAAAAAGACCGGGCCTCAAGACAGAAGACCCTTGATGGATTTACTCTCCCTCCGCTTCCGAAAGTCAGGACCTCAACCGGCCATATAATAGACTGGGACCGGGAGAGAATAGTCCGGATGATTCTGAAGGAATCACTTCTTTTAGAGGAGTTTTATGGGGGGAAAGCCGCAGATGAGGAGCTTGCAAGGGATATTGCCAGAAATGTTGAGCAGAAGATCCTTAAAATGGGGCTGAAATTCCTGAGCGGGCCGCTAATCAGGGAAATTCTGAATATCACACTCATTGAAAATGATCTTCACGAATACAGGAATGTTCTTACAAGAGTGGGCACGCCTGTGTACGATGCCCACATGATCGATGTCGGAAAGGGTTTTGAGTCCAAGGATAACGCAAATCTCCAGGAGAACGCTGAGACTTCGCATAAGAAGAAGGCTGACAAGATCAGTAAAGAGCAGTATCTTCTCCAGCTGCCGCCTGAACTTGCAGATTATCACCTCCGTGGCGACATGCACATTCATGACCTGGAATACTTTGGTACCAGGCCGTTCTGCATTGACGGCAGCACTGTCATTCCAATGAGGTCTGCCGGCCGTATCCGGAGTGTGCGGCCTGATGAACTGGCTTTCTCAGGAGATACCCTGCGTACTGATGATCTTGAACTTCTTACAAAGAAGGGCTGGGCCTGTGTGGATAAGGTTACCCGGCGTAAGGTGAATGACGGAGAACTGATCCGGATAAAGACATCGGGTGGCCGCTCACTGTCCGTCACAAAAGAGCACAGGATTCCGGTGCAGAAAGATGAAGGGATGGTTATCAGGAAAGCAGAGGATATAGTAAAGGGTGATATACTCTATGCAATCTCAGATTCAGATTCTGTCCGTGGCGAACCTGTCAGTGAGATTGATCTCATTCATGAACTGATTACATCTGTTCCCGATGACCTGCTGGAAGGGATTTATGTACGGGGAGCCGGAGAATATTTCTCCTCTGTTGTGGAGGCTGGTGAAGCTGAATCATTCCGGGGAATCTCAGAAGCCCTTGGCATCACCCACCAGAAGCAGTGGTATTCCAGGGGTATAATGCCAATCAGGCATTATCTTGAGTTCTGTAATCATTACGGGATAACTGAGAGATCAGGTGTCACAGTCGGGGCGACCGGAAGCACTCATGATCTCCCGGCCATTCTTCCTGTTACTCCTGATCTTATGCGTCTGCTTGGTTTCTTTGTATCAGAAGGAAATTACAATGCTTACCCTGAAAAGGGACAGTATAATCTCGCTATCACAGAAAACCACCAGTCAGCAGCAATCCAGGCATCAGTAACAGAGACCCTGAATACATTTGCAACAGTTACACAGCCTGTTGATGATATAACTACAATTTATGGGGCAGAAGTTGAAAGAAAGCGTGCACTACAGGTATATTTCGGAGGAAAGCTGGTTTATCTGCTATTCCGGTTTGTCTTTAATATTCCTGAAGGAAGTGTGCAGAAACGCCTGCCATGGATAGTCTATCATGCTGATGATGCCCTGCTGCGTGAATTCCTCTCAGCGCTCTTTACCGGAGATGGATCTGCATATTACAGACCGGAAAAATCTGATTGTATTGTTAATTATACAACAGCTTCTGAGTCACTTCGCCAGGAGCTTACACTCCTTCTGACATCACTTGGAATACATCCACATATTACAGAACTGTACAGTGATGATTCCGAGCGCCGGACCCTGTACCGGGTTCAGTTCCAGGGCAGAAAGAATGTTGGAATCTTTTCGGAATATGCTTCATTCCTCGATGAGCGCCAGGCTCATATTGACAGTTTTATTGCAGACTGCCATGAGATCAAAAGTGCCGGCAGACCGGAAAGTGTGGTTTCAGTTGAGCCTGACATCCCTTCCGGATCATATGTTTATGATCTCTTCCTGAAAGGTGATGGGAGCGAGGAGAGCCATACATTTTTTGCATCAGACGGGCTTTTGATTCATAACTGTCAGGACTGGGATCTCAGGTATTTCTTCTACTATGGTCTGATGCCGGATGGAAACGGGACAAAAGCCTCAGTTGCAGGGCCTGCAAAGAGGGCTGAAGTGGCAGTGCTTCATGCCGTTAAGGCTCTTGGGAGTGCCCAGACCAATTTTGCCGGTGGGCAGGGCTATTACAACTTCCTGACATTCCTGGCACCTTATTTTGAGGGTCTGGATTATGAATCCATTCTGCAGCTTATGCAGATGTTTGTCTATGAGATGACCCAGATGATGGTTGCAAGGGGCGGGCAGGTTGTATTCTCTTCAGTGCAGTTAAGCCCCGGGGTTCCAAAACTCTGGAAGGATAAGCCCTGCATATACAAAGGAAAAATCTGGGATGGTGAACAGGCACCTCTGAAGGTTTACGGTGATTTCGAGAAGGAAGTCAGGCTCCTGTTCAGGGCGCTTATGGAAGTCATGCTTGAGGGTGACTACTGGGGCAAACCGTTCAACTTCCCCAAACCTGAAGTGAGCATAGAGCCGGATTTCATGGACGAAGATGAGGAGTTCAACCGGAATAATCCCGGAATACCTTCTTACAGGGATTTATACCTCTTAACTTTTGAGCTTGCATCCAAATTCGGCACACCATATTATGACAATCAGATACCGGCGTATCGTGGCGCAGGCGAAGGTATATCATGCTATCAGTGCTGCGCCTACCAGTTTTCATCAATGGCTGATGATGACGATCACTTCGATGATAAACTCATATTCAAAGACGGGAAGCATTTCTCGATGGGTTCATGGCAGGTTGTCTCTGTCAACTGTCCAAGAGCAGCATACAAGGCTGAGGGCAGTGACGAGGCACTGTTTTCAGAACTGAAGAGGCTGATGGATGTAGCCACTGAGATCTTTAAGATTAAGAGACGCTGGATGGATAATATCCGTGCAAAGGGCAGAATGCCTTTTGCAATGCAGAGGCCGAAGGACCCCAATGATCCTGACAGTGAGATCAGGGGTGAAGTCGCAGTAGATCTTGAAGGTCTGGTCTATACTGTCGGTATTGTCGGTGTAAACGAGATGGTTAAGCATCATACCGGGTATGAACTGCATGAAAACCGTGAGGCATTTAAGCTTGCTGTCCGTGCGATGACTGAGATGGAGCTTTATGCAAAGGAGATCTCATCAAGGCAGGGGATGACCATTGCACTTGCAAGGACTCCTGCTGAGACCACCGGACAGAGGTTTGCAGTGGCTGATCTGATTGAGAGTAATTTCCATGATTATGCGGCTGATGTCGTAAAAGGAGATCTTAAGTCTGCTCTTGAAAACCTTGGAGAATCTTTTGATCTGCCGGTCTATTACACAAACGGCACCCACGTATCACCCGGAGCTGATGTAACACTTACAAAGAGAATGGAGATTGAGCATGTCTTCTTCCCGATAGTTGACGGTGGCAATATATTCCATATCTGGCTTGGTGAGGCAAGGCCCGATCCAAGGGGGCTTATGGATATGGCCATGAATCTCTGTAAAAACACCCAGATCGGATATTTTGCATTCACAAGGGATCTGACTGTGTCCTTAAAGCAGTTTACTGAATATAAGCCCGAAGATGAGAAAGAACCAGTATTTTCTCCGGTTGACAGCGGTATCCGGGTGTGAAGATATGTTTGATATCGACAGGGATATTCTCTCTATAGATATAGGGAAAGGAACCCAGGATATTCTTTTTTTTAACCCGGAAAAACCCGTTGAAAACTCAGTTAAATTTGTTCTTCCCTCTCCGAATGTTGTTGTCGGAAGGGAGATTATGGCGGCAGTAAAGACCGGGCGGCCCATTCACCTGAAGGGTTTTACTATGGGCGGCGGGAACTGTGTAAAGGCAGTGACTGATGCAGTAAATTCCGGAACAGAAGTAACGGCAACTGAGGAGGCCGCACTTACAATAAGGGACAATCCTGATGCTGTGCGTGAAAAAGGGATTGTAATAACATCTGATGCGCCTTCTGATGCCATTGTTATTGAGACCAGGGATTTTATGGAGAGGGAGATAAAAGGTGTCTTTGACTCCTTCTCTCTTGAATATCCCAAAAATTTTGCCTTTGCAGTTCAGGATCATGGGTTTTCTCCGGATATGAGCAACAGGCTATACAGGATGAATCTCTTCAGGGGACTTTTGGATGAGCATGACTGGAGTATCAACTCTCTGACATCAGATCCTCCGCATCCTTCAATGACGAGGATGCAGTCAGTATTAAAGCAGGCACCGGGAAGTCTTGTGACAGATACCGGCCCTGCGGCAATAATGGGTGCATTGTGTGATCCTGTTGTGAAGAAGATGTCAGAATCCGGTCTTGTGCTTGTCAATGCCGGAAACGGGCATACGCTTGTCTTTACGATTAAGGGCAGTGAGATATACGGGATATTTGAGCATCATACAGGAAGGCTCTCAACTTCCGGTCTGCTTAAGTATATTGAGGAGCTTAAGAGAGGCACAATTTCCGGGAAGGAAGTCTTTGATGACAACGGGCATGGTGCGGAGGTGAGAAAGCCTCTGCTGACTGATAATATTGCAGTTACCGGGCCTAACAGGCTTAATCTTCTTCCGGATGCCTACCAGGCTGCACCGTATGGCGATATGATGCTCTCCGGATGTTTTGGCCTTCTCAGATTCTGGGAAGAGCTTAGAGGGTGAACTACGCCACGCTTTCGAAGGGAGACTTCTCGCTTAATCTGTTAAAGTTTTGAATTTTGCAGGCGGTAATTATAGTCCCTCACCATACTTTTATTAATAACTTCCGCTTATGATTTGATATGCCCAGGCCTGAAAAAATTTCTATTATACATCATATGACTATAGAAGGACTGAATATACAAATTACTAAATTAGAGACAAACACAAAAGTGTTAAACAGATTACATTTTATAAAACATCGGTATAGTGGATATAGTGTTGAAAAAGCAGCTGAAATGGTCGGAGTATCCCATAATACAGGTTACATTTGGCAACGGAGATGGAATGAAATAGGTTATAATGGTTTAATTCCTCGCTATGCCGGAGGGAAACCATCAAAACTTTCAGATGAAGAGAAGGAGGATTTATTAGTTAAATTAAAACTAAAGAACCATTGGGCCACTAATGAGGTTAGAAATCTAATAAAACAGGAATATAATGTTGAATATTCAACTAAACAAATAAGATTAATACTCAAAAAATTTGGAATGAAGTATTCTAAACCATATCCATTAGATTACAGAAGGCCAGCTGATGCTGAGGAAATTCTAAAAAAAAATATTGGGGATATTGAAAAAGGCACTATAATTGGTTTTTTTGATGAATCATCTCCACAAACCACGTCAAACTCGCAAAAATTGTGGTATTTCAACAAGGTTCCTTTAATCAAAAATACAACCAAATACAAAGCAAACACATTTGGTTTCTATGCAATCAATGGCAAATCAGTTTTAGAGTTTATGGAACATTCAAAAAAAGAAGATGTATGTTCCTTTTTAGAGGATATAAGAAATCAAAATCCTGAAATACCAATATTGATTGTCTTGGATAACTCTAGATCTCATAGGGCAAATCTTACTATAGAAACTTCTGAAAAGTTAGGCATAAAATTAGCTTTTTTACCCCCATATTCTCCGGATCTTAATCCAATTGAATTCATTTGGAAGAGTATAAAACGAGTTATTTCAGAAACGTTCATCTATAATTTGGAATATATGAAGGATATAATAAAGAGTAATTTCCTAATCTACAGTAGTAAAAAAAGTTATGCTGGAAGTTGGATGAAAAAATTTCTTCCTGAGGAATATATTTAATAAACCATAGGTACTGGACTATAGTAAATGGTCACCTGAAATTAATCAGTTGTGATTATAATTAACCGCCTTTTTTTATGTTCCTGAAATTACTTATAAATAAAAACAGAATCAAATTGTTCCCATGGAAAGGCAGGATTTAATATTTTTTATCGGCGCAATTGCCATAGTAGTAATTCTGGCTCTTGTTGTAAAGCCGTTAATAAACGGAGACCCGATTATTCCCCTGCCTGAAGAATCAAATGATACAATATCAGTCCCGCAGCAGATTCCTGTTCCGCAGGGCGCTATGGATAATCCCTATTCTCCGTCCCTTTCAGTAAATCCTACAGCAGCATCTACTCCTGAATGGGACGGGCAGACTCCGAGAGAGGTGCAGTTTGTAGATCCCTCAACTTACAATATGCAGTGGGAGTCTCAGCTCAAAGACTTTGGGTTCAATGTCCCTGCTGATGAGGAGATAAATGAGACATATGTCACATATGCCGAGATCAACGGTCAGTGGGATGCTACAACTCAGATATTCAATATTCCGTATCCATACTGGATTATGGATGTGACGCTGGAGGATTTTGGTTCTGTTGGTGGTGAGGGTGCAGAAGCAGGTCAGCAGTTCTATCTCACCCCTTCAATAAACATTCAGGTGATGGATGCCGATAAGCCAAACGGCGTTGAATATATCCTTAATACCATGACTGAAGCCCCTCTGCCGGAGGAAGTACTTCTGGAAGGCGTGGATGAATCCGGGGCAACAATTGAGAGGGGAGTGTTTGAAGGTTTCATCTGGCGGCATGAATTTTATGAAGGATTTGGGAATTATTACTTCATAATCCACCCGAATATGCTTCAGTCCTATAAGATAGAGATTAAAATTCCGGCCGGTTATGTCTGATCTGTGTCAGCTTCAGAGTAGTTCCGGTGCGTGCCGGAATTAAAAAAGAGATCTGGATTTGAGCTGAGTCCTGAAAATTCCGGTCTGAAATTTTATTTTTATTTCAGATATTCAGCTTTATTGAGATATTTGGTTTTTTGCATCAGTTTTGTAATTTTTGTAACTTTTTTGCAGATATACTGTGAACAGCTATAAATTCCCTGATAATTTTAGCTGCAACCATTGCAGTCTGGCCTGAATCTGTCGGGCAGACCTCTACATAATCAAATGCAGATGCGTAAGGACCGATCTTTCTGATAACATCTCTGATGTCAAATGTGTCAAGCCCGAACGGTTCAGGTGTTCCAAGTCCGGGAGTCAGGCAGCAGTCGATGGCATCTGCATCAACGGACAGGTAGGTTTTTCTTCCGGAGATTATGCTGATTATTTCATCACAGATTGCAGCTATGCCCCTTCTTCTGACATCATCAGGAGAATAGAGATGAATCCTGTCATTGTCCTGTGCAAGCCGGAATTCTTCTTCAGGGCCGCTTCGTGCGCCGATGATGAATATCTCTGCGCCCATATCAAAGGCCCTTCTGGTGACACAGGCGTGGTTGAAGGGAGTACTGCCGAATTCATCCCTTAAATCCAGGTGGGCATCGCAGACTACATAGCATTCGGGCCTTATGGCATTCATCGCACCTATTGTCAGTGAATGCTCTCCACCGAGAATTACCGGGAATTTATTGTCTTCTGTGAAGTCACGCACTGCTGATTCAACTTCGCATACCACCATCTCAGGAACGGTTGATATTTCAAGATCACCCATGTCGCATACCGCAATTTCAGAGAAATGTATATCTAAATCCGGAAGGTATGTCTCAAAATTCCAGGATGCTTCTCTTATGGCCTTGGGGCCAAGCCTTGTTCCAGGAAGGTACGATGTTGTTCCGTCATAAGGCACACCAAACATTATATAATCAGCATCAGCATATTCGGACTCTGCATCTGCAAAAAAAGGTTTTAGAAAGTATTGCATTTTATCTAATTGTCAAGTTTCTTCTTTCCAAGTGATGAGATGTATGGAATTTCTGAACCAGCCTCAAGTTTTGAAGCTTTATCTTCACCAATATTCATCTCAAACATCTCAAAGTCCTTGACATCCATTAACTGGACTGTGTCGCCTGCTATTGATATGACCTGCGCGCTTCTTCTCTCTACAATCGGGACGTAGGTCTTTGCTGAAACCGGCTGAACGATTGATCTCTTTACGCCGTCAAATATTCCCATTGCATCAATTCTTGACTTTGCAGCACCGTGTTTTCCGGGTTTTGAGGTGGCTATTGAGAGAATTTTACATGGTTCCTCTTCAATTACAACGTAGCGGCCTTCTTTTAATTTTCCAATTTCTGTCTGTTCTTTCATGATGATCAAACTCTATATATTATATCTAAATCACCTTAAATAAAATCAACGAAAAAAGAAAGGTTGGTTACAGGATGCAGAAAGATTTTAAAAAACACTGTGAGGAGATGTCACAGAGGGTAATTGACGGTATTTCCGGGATTGCAGGTACCCGTGAGGGCGCAGGAATTGTCTGTCAGGGTGCTGACGGCACGCCGACAAAACTTATCGACAAAATCGCGGAAGATATTATATTTAATTATATACGGGAGAATAACCTCTGCCGTTATGCGATCAGCGAGGAGGCCGGAATATATGATTTTGGTTCAGGTGAGGGCCGGATTTTTCTTGATCCGGTTGACGGGACGCACAATGCACTGACCGGAAACCCGTTTTATGCTCTCTCTGTTGCCTATGAGTATGAAGGAGAGATTACACATGCATTTGTGAAGGATCTCGCACATGGCGAACTGTTTTATGCCTCTGAAGAGACTGGTGCTGAGGTGGACGGGGAGAAAGTATCTGTATCTGATACTGATCTCCTGGAGAAGGCAACACTCAGCGTCTATGGTAAGAAATTTGATCCGACAACCATACAGAAACTCGGCAAAAAGATAAGGCGGTGGAGGCTGTACGGTGCATCAGCCCTTGAACTCTGCTATGTCGGTGCGGGCCGGCTTGACGGGTTTGTTGATGTCAGGGATACATTAAGGGTCACTGATGCCGCGGCCGGCATGTTTTTCTGTAAATGTGCAGGTGGTGTTGTTACTGACCGGACGGGCGGGCCGGTTAATTTTTCTGATGATGTATCGGACGGGCGCTGCCTTGTTGCGACAAACGGATGTATTCATAGTAAGGTTATCGAATATCTCAGGTGAGAGTAGAAGGGCTGTTAGGTTTTGCATATGAAATTTGGAATTGTATCGCGTCCGGACAATAAGGATGTTTTAGAGTATGCAAAGGAATTTGGTGAATTCATATCCAAAAGAGGGCATGAGGTAATATTTGAGAAGAAGACGGCGGATGCACTCGGCATTGAAGGTGGGGTTCTCTTCTCCGGAATTGATACTGATATTATAGTTGTTATCGGAGGGGATGGTTCTGTTCTTCGGTGTGTCCGGGAGATAAGCAGGCAGATTCCTCTTCTCTGTATCAATAAGGGCCATGTGGGATTTTTATCTGAACTTGAGCCTGATGAGGCAAGGGAGCAGTTTGAGAAGATTGAATCCGGAAATTACACTCTTGAGGAGCGGATGAGGCTTTCAGTGAAGGTTGACGGTTATAATGTCGGTGATGCACTCAATGAGGCTGTCATTGTCACATCGCGTCCTGCCAAAATTCTTGAGTTTACAATAAATGTGGATCATGTTCCGGCTGAGCGGTTCAGGGCGGACGGTGTTCTGATAAGCACGCCTACAGGTTCCACAGGTTATGCAATGAGTGCCGGCGGGCCTATTGTTGATCCCTTTATTGAATGTTTTCTGGTAGTGCCGCTGGCACCGTACCATCTCTCGTCAAGGCCGCATCTCATCAGCATTGAGCGAAGGGTTGGTGTTGAGCTTGACAGCCCCAAGCCGGCTGATCTTGTTATTGACGGTGAGCTTATTATGGAACTGTACAACGGCAATGTTGTTACGGTTGAGAAATCTGAGAATCCGGCATTATTCATCAACCTCGGCAAAAATTTCTTTGCAAAAGTTGACAGCAAACTGAAGAGTGTGTGATTTTTAATCTATTTTTCTGGAATATTTTGGTTGTTTCATTTTCAGAGTAGTAGGCTATTTAACTGCACCATGGGACCTGCCATCCTTAATGCTGAATTTTTTTGTTCCTGTCAGTAGAGTAAATCTGCTCATAATTTTCTGATGGTTATTCTGCAATACCTTCTCCCGTTTGTTCTGACAATTTGTAAAAGGCTTATCAGTTCTGCAGATCAATTCTTTAAACAGGAGGTTTGTGGAAATTGCAGGTTTCAATGAAGCTTGAGGTCAGGGATCTGCCGGGGCAGCTCCTTGAAGCCTTAAAACCAATATCGGAAGTTGGCGGAAATATAAAGTCGGTGATACATAAACGTGATCCGCTGTCTGAAAACGGAACTCTTGACGTTCAGATCCAGCTTGAACTTCCGGAAGGAAAGCTCGATGAGATGCTTGATCTTATTAAGAGAAGTAATGTGAATATTCTGAGGGTTGGTGAGGAGCAGCACCTGATAAGAAAGTCCTTCATTCTTATAGGTCATCTCCTGCATACTGATCTCAGTGACACTGTGCAGAAGATTGATGATACCGGATTTGCAGAAGTGGGTGAACTGTCAATGGTTATGCCGGCGATAAACGAGCCGACATCTGCGAAGATGACAATAAAATCCGACAGCCTGAAGGATATTGACCGTGCCCTCGATATTCTGCGTGATATTGCAGTGAAGAAGGATATTCTGATAATAGAACCACTGGAGGATTTTTAATGAAGATTGCAATAATCGGTTTTGGCTCTGTTGGTAAGGGAATTGCTTCAATAATCAGGGATAAAGGTCTTG
This window harbors:
- the cca gene encoding CCA tRNA nucleotidyltransferase, translated to MKYSKIEDNILLTIRPKQEERDRVESVALELLAEVDRSEDATGMVVGSIARDTWVSGDRDLDVFMLFDPSVTREDLEKKGLSLAKEITARFGGVPVEKYAEHPYINTNIKGFDIDLVPCYNIRSTANILSAVDRTPFHTRYIKEKVTGLTDDILLAKRFAKSCGVYGSDHMTEGFAGYLCELLVYHYGGFGNFIKAAASEWKPGLVIDIEDHRTKDFDEPLTVVDPVDPGRNVAASLSASKMAEFSEYARGYLEMPSEIFFEVRKKNALTEEEFKEIIAERGTSIHAIVFKTPNAIPDIVVPQLRKSVLGIEEMLERNGFSVSRYSEYMGEDNCILLFELLNENLPGIIKREGPPLWNRVHAEKFFHKHLGNTYAGPYIENARYYVEIERKYKNSKEILNSPEVLQSGLGRHVRKSMNKGYNVFSGEDCYSEEFSVFLHDFFRKYSPFAEIYNDIINK
- the thpR gene encoding RNA 2',3'-cyclic phosphodiesterase, which gives rise to MARVFVAIELPPEIKEQFHTVHNILKESDAKLTFVHPDIAHITLKFIGEVNEDKLSEIITALKKLSFNPFEMATGKPELNSRRNPRVIWIPCTDEGESEELFSAVEELLSQAGIPKEKRDFKAHATLARIKKYEPGLKEIIYRNCKDNFSFSPERFQVSAIYLKKSTLTPQGPVYEDILEVKF
- a CDS encoding glutaredoxin family protein, with translation MGENLNIVVYTLEVCPNCELLKTFIKANGFEYSELDLSDPANMTELRLNNVFVREAPVLQVEDTFLTSSEIFKEGSVNVDVVLPLIKGD
- the nrdD gene encoding anaerobic ribonucleoside-triphosphate reductase, whose amino-acid sequence is MPGEKDRASRQKTLDGFTLPPLPKVRTSTGHIIDWDRERIVRMILKESLLLEEFYGGKAADEELARDIARNVEQKILKMGLKFLSGPLIREILNITLIENDLHEYRNVLTRVGTPVYDAHMIDVGKGFESKDNANLQENAETSHKKKADKISKEQYLLQLPPELADYHLRGDMHIHDLEYFGTRPFCIDGSTVIPMRSAGRIRSVRPDELAFSGDTLRTDDLELLTKKGWACVDKVTRRKVNDGELIRIKTSGGRSLSVTKEHRIPVQKDEGMVIRKAEDIVKGDILYAISDSDSVRGEPVSEIDLIHELITSVPDDLLEGIYVRGAGEYFSSVVEAGEAESFRGISEALGITHQKQWYSRGIMPIRHYLEFCNHYGITERSGVTVGATGSTHDLPAILPVTPDLMRLLGFFVSEGNYNAYPEKGQYNLAITENHQSAAIQASVTETLNTFATVTQPVDDITTIYGAEVERKRALQVYFGGKLVYLLFRFVFNIPEGSVQKRLPWIVYHADDALLREFLSALFTGDGSAYYRPEKSDCIVNYTTASESLRQELTLLLTSLGIHPHITELYSDDSERRTLYRVQFQGRKNVGIFSEYASFLDERQAHIDSFIADCHEIKSAGRPESVVSVEPDIPSGSYVYDLFLKGDGSEESHTFFASDGLLIHNCQDWDLRYFFYYGLMPDGNGTKASVAGPAKRAEVAVLHAVKALGSAQTNFAGGQGYYNFLTFLAPYFEGLDYESILQLMQMFVYEMTQMMVARGGQVVFSSVQLSPGVPKLWKDKPCIYKGKIWDGEQAPLKVYGDFEKEVRLLFRALMEVMLEGDYWGKPFNFPKPEVSIEPDFMDEDEEFNRNNPGIPSYRDLYLLTFELASKFGTPYYDNQIPAYRGAGEGISCYQCCAYQFSSMADDDDHFDDKLIFKDGKHFSMGSWQVVSVNCPRAAYKAEGSDEALFSELKRLMDVATEIFKIKRRWMDNIRAKGRMPFAMQRPKDPNDPDSEIRGEVAVDLEGLVYTVGIVGVNEMVKHHTGYELHENREAFKLAVRAMTEMELYAKEISSRQGMTIALARTPAETTGQRFAVADLIESNFHDYAADVVKGDLKSALENLGESFDLPVYYTNGTHVSPGADVTLTKRMEIEHVFFPIVDGGNIFHIWLGEARPDPRGLMDMAMNLCKNTQIGYFAFTRDLTVSLKQFTEYKPEDEKEPVFSPVDSGIRV
- a CDS encoding DUF1786 domain-containing protein, translated to MFDIDRDILSIDIGKGTQDILFFNPEKPVENSVKFVLPSPNVVVGREIMAAVKTGRPIHLKGFTMGGGNCVKAVTDAVNSGTEVTATEEAALTIRDNPDAVREKGIVITSDAPSDAIVIETRDFMEREIKGVFDSFSLEYPKNFAFAVQDHGFSPDMSNRLYRMNLFRGLLDEHDWSINSLTSDPPHPSMTRMQSVLKQAPGSLVTDTGPAAIMGALCDPVVKKMSESGLVLVNAGNGHTLVFTIKGSEIYGIFEHHTGRLSTSGLLKYIEELKRGTISGKEVFDDNGHGAEVRKPLLTDNIAVTGPNRLNLLPDAYQAAPYGDMMLSGCFGLLRFWEELRG
- a CDS encoding IS630 family transposase is translated as MPRPEKISIIHHMTIEGLNIQITKLETNTKVLNRLHFIKHRYSGYSVEKAAEMVGVSHNTGYIWQRRWNEIGYNGLIPRYAGGKPSKLSDEEKEDLLVKLKLKNHWATNEVRNLIKQEYNVEYSTKQIRLILKKFGMKYSKPYPLDYRRPADAEEILKKNIGDIEKGTIIGFFDESSPQTTSNSQKLWYFNKVPLIKNTTKYKANTFGFYAINGKSVLEFMEHSKKEDVCSFLEDIRNQNPEIPILIVLDNSRSHRANLTIETSEKLGIKLAFLPPYSPDLNPIEFIWKSIKRVISETFIYNLEYMKDIIKSNFLIYSSKKSYAGSWMKKFLPEEYI